One genomic window of Globicephala melas chromosome 8, mGloMel1.2, whole genome shotgun sequence includes the following:
- the LOC132597744 gene encoding splicing factor 3A subunit 2-like has translation MHSPIPPSIHHPHIHLSSIHPSSIHPPSILHPSSIHPSIHHPSIHPSSIHHPSILHPSIIHPSSIHPSSIHPPSIHHPSILHPSSIHPSFIHPPSILHPSIHPPSSILHPSIIHPPSSILHPSIIHPSIHPSSIHPSSIHPSIHPPSIHPSSIFNPSSNHPSSIHPSSIHPSIHPSIHPSSIHPSSIHPPSIIHPSILQPSINPSSIHPSFIHPPSILHPSIHPPSSILHPSIIHPSILQPSIHPSSNHPSSIHPPSILHPSIIHPSIHPSIHPS, from the coding sequence atgcattcacccattcctccatccatccatcatccacacATCCATctatcctccatccatccatcttccatccatcctccatccatcctccatccatcatccatccatccatccatccatcatccatccatccatccatcctccatccatcatccatccatcctccatccatccatcatccatccatcctccatccatccatcctccatccatcctccatccatccatcatccatccatcctccatccatcatccatccatccatccttcatccatcctccatccatcctccatccatccatccatcctccatcctccatcctccatccatccatcatccatcctccatcctccatcctccatccatccatcatccatccatccatccatccatcctccatccatccatcatccatccatccatccatccatcctccatccatccatccttcatcCATCTTCAATCCATCCTCCaaccatccatcctccatccatccatcctccatccatccatccatccatccatccatccatccatcctccatccatccatcatccatccatcctccatccatcatccatccatccatcctccaaccatccatcaatccatcatccatccatccatccttcatccatcctccatccatcctccatccatccatccatcctccatcctccatcctccatccatccatcatccatccatccatcctccaaccatccatccatccatcctccaaccatccatcctccatccatcctccatccatcctccatccatccatcatccatccatctatccatccatccatccatccatcc